One stretch of Nitratiruptor tergarcus DSM 16512 DNA includes these proteins:
- a CDS encoding acetate--CoA ligase family protein — protein sequence MKEFEVYQILEKYGIKTPKYEIFDIDKPLYFDSFPAVIKIASDKIIHKSDVGGVIIGVDSQDELENARNKITQNLQNHGIFLDMHDKFIVEEMVRGEEFYIGGIYDAIFEEVLLFGKGGTLLEVEKDICYIDTYADNDEIIRSFKTTKISKIFPQFRGKEYKIEYVIDTIQKFQNLFLSENIAEFDVNPLIYTEDGFIAVDARIKQGKKEKRENRHRSHELFDNNTIAIFGATDKEEKVGYAIAKNAHTSKAQIYFVNPHLDELFGKKVYKNIDELPPIDTAVIAIPAKYVVNLIEELAQRGVKNFIVISAGFKESGNVQDEERLSELAKKFDINIIGPNCLGIYNASKRLNLTFAKTDILPGDIALVSQSGAVLAALIDKATSHSIGFSHIISLGNMADFDFADAIEELNSKEECRFINIYAEGLKDGKSYLKAIRKSKKPIFIYKSGKTKEAKKAAFSHTGNISGSYEMLVGLSFAAGAVIKKDIDELIFASRFEQFKEVLIITNAGGPGTILTDIVVEQGKKMYELSDEEIKQLDMVLPPTWSHNNPVDIIGDATAKRYKAALDILYKPDILIFILATPQLMTDGLAIAKAIGKKANIVPVFFGEDSFQEAFEYFKHEKILYFNDLENVANIL from the coding sequence ATGAAAGAGTTTGAAGTCTATCAAATCCTTGAGAAATATGGAATAAAAACACCAAAATATGAGATTTTTGATATTGATAAGCCACTCTACTTCGATTCATTTCCAGCAGTAATTAAAATTGCTTCAGATAAGATTATTCATAAAAGCGATGTTGGAGGTGTTATTATAGGCGTTGATTCTCAAGATGAACTGGAAAACGCTCGTAATAAAATTACACAAAATTTGCAAAATCATGGAATTTTTTTGGATATGCATGATAAATTTATTGTTGAAGAGATGGTAAGAGGCGAAGAGTTTTATATAGGTGGAATTTATGATGCAATATTTGAAGAGGTTCTACTCTTTGGAAAAGGTGGTACACTGCTCGAAGTAGAGAAAGATATCTGCTACATCGATACTTATGCAGATAATGATGAGATTATCCGCAGTTTCAAGACCACAAAAATCTCTAAAATATTTCCGCAATTTCGTGGAAAAGAGTATAAAATCGAGTATGTTATAGATACAATACAAAAGTTTCAAAATCTTTTCTTGAGTGAAAATATAGCAGAGTTTGATGTCAATCCTCTTATTTATACTGAAGATGGTTTTATTGCAGTTGATGCAAGAATTAAACAGGGAAAAAAAGAGAAACGAGAAAATCGACATAGGAGCCATGAACTTTTTGATAACAATACAATAGCTATTTTTGGAGCAACAGATAAAGAGGAAAAAGTTGGCTATGCTATAGCAAAAAATGCTCACACATCAAAAGCTCAAATCTATTTTGTTAATCCTCATCTTGATGAACTTTTTGGTAAAAAAGTCTACAAAAATATTGATGAGCTTCCACCTATTGATACTGCCGTTATTGCTATTCCTGCAAAATATGTAGTAAATCTTATTGAAGAGCTTGCACAAAGGGGAGTGAAAAACTTCATAGTTATCTCGGCTGGATTCAAAGAGAGTGGAAATGTACAAGATGAAGAGCGCCTTTCTGAGCTTGCAAAAAAGTTTGATATTAATATCATAGGTCCAAACTGTCTTGGGATCTATAACGCTTCCAAAAGGCTTAATCTCACCTTTGCAAAAACCGATATTTTGCCTGGAGACATTGCCCTCGTTTCCCAGTCTGGAGCAGTATTGGCTGCTCTCATCGATAAAGCAACCTCTCACTCCATCGGCTTTTCTCATATTATTTCGCTGGGCAATATGGCTGATTTTGATTTTGCAGATGCCATTGAAGAGCTAAACAGCAAAGAGGAGTGCCGTTTTATCAATATCTATGCTGAAGGTCTCAAAGATGGTAAAAGCTATTTAAAAGCTATTCGCAAATCAAAAAAACCTATTTTTATCTATAAATCTGGCAAAACGAAAGAAGCAAAAAAAGCGGCATTTTCCCATACCGGTAACATCAGCGGAAGCTATGAGATGTTGGTCGGACTCAGCTTCGCAGCAGGTGCTGTTATTAAAAAAGATATCGATGAGCTGATCTTTGCTTCACGATTTGAGCAGTTTAAAGAAGTGCTCATCATAACCAATGCGGGAGGTCCTGGGACCATTTTGACCGACATCGTTGTTGAGCAAGGCAAAAAAATGTATGAGCTTTCAGACGAAGAGATAAAGCAGCTGGACATGGTTTTACCGCCTACCTGGTCCCATAACAACCCTGTGGACATCATAGGCGATGCCACAGCGAAGCGTTACAAAGCAGCACTTGATATTTTATATAAGCCTGACATTCTTATTTTTATCCTTGCAACACCACAATTGATGACAGATGGATTGGCGATTGCGAAGGCTATTGGCAAAAAAGCAAATATTGTCCCGGTGTTTTTTGGTGAGGACTCTTTTCAAGAGGCTTTTGAGTACTTTAAGCATGAAAAAATCCTCTATTTTAATGATTTAGAAAACGTAGCAAATATACTATAA
- the lipA gene encoding lipoyl synthase → MYLKPKVKAPAPELIDNTLKILQKNSVNTICLESHCPNITECFHRKTATFLILGDICTRACKFCSVKHAKPQPLDPTEPQRVAQAVKELKLSYVVITSVDRDDLPDYGASGFVAVTQAIKEQTDAKIELLTPDFKAKSELLAQIIAAKPYKLAHNIETVERLSKNIMPGCSYKKSLKVLETYAKSGIITKSSLMVGLGETEQEIYATLQDLRSVGVQQLTIGQYLQPTPYQLPVQKYYSTEEFEQLRQQALALGFLAVESGALVRSSYYADKL, encoded by the coding sequence ATGTATTTGAAGCCTAAAGTCAAAGCCCCTGCTCCTGAGCTAATTGACAATACCCTCAAAATCCTTCAAAAAAACAGTGTCAATACTATCTGCCTTGAATCACACTGTCCCAATATTACAGAGTGTTTTCATAGAAAAACCGCAACTTTCTTGATTCTTGGCGATATCTGTACGCGCGCATGTAAATTTTGCTCTGTCAAACATGCAAAGCCTCAGCCACTTGATCCAACTGAACCACAAAGAGTCGCACAAGCAGTGAAAGAGTTAAAACTATCCTATGTTGTTATCACTTCAGTAGATAGAGATGATTTGCCAGATTATGGCGCATCTGGATTTGTGGCAGTTACACAAGCTATAAAAGAGCAAACTGATGCAAAGATTGAGCTTCTCACACCAGATTTTAAGGCCAAAAGTGAGCTTCTTGCACAAATAATTGCTGCAAAACCTTACAAACTTGCTCATAATATCGAAACAGTTGAGCGTCTCAGTAAAAATATAATGCCAGGATGTAGCTATAAAAAAAGTCTCAAAGTACTTGAGACGTATGCCAAAAGTGGCATTATTACCAAATCGTCTCTTATGGTTGGTTTAGGTGAAACAGAGCAAGAGATCTATGCAACCTTACAAGATTTACGCAGCGTTGGAGTACAGCAACTTACAATTGGGCAATATCTTCAGCCAACCCCCTATCAACTCCCTGTACAAAAATATTATAGCACTGAAGAGTTTGAACAACTGCGTCAGCAAGCTCTAGCTTTAGGATTTTTAGCAGTGGAATCTGGTGCTTTGGTAAGAAGCAGTTACTATGCAGATAAATTATAA
- a CDS encoding lipoyl protein ligase domain-containing protein — protein MKIVDLGKVIYVNINDILEDYMLLAKNGEDYLLLCTHDPVYTIGCEKYHCNLPIIQTDRGGSITYFDEGTLMLYFACKVFNPAKFYAKALQAVERFFSNFPLQIYYDKKRPGFYIKNRKIASLGFRYKNGISKHGVSLHISPNLENFNKIAPCGLEGIVATSLQNEGIELSIDKAKELAIKAVENVFEA, from the coding sequence ATGAAAATAGTCGATCTTGGTAAAGTCATATATGTTAATATCAATGATATTTTAGAAGACTATATGCTTTTAGCAAAAAATGGAGAAGATTATTTACTTTTGTGCACGCATGATCCGGTCTATACAATTGGATGTGAAAAGTATCATTGTAATCTCCCGATCATTCAAACAGATCGCGGAGGTTCGATAACTTACTTTGATGAAGGAACACTTATGCTCTACTTTGCTTGCAAAGTTTTTAATCCGGCCAAATTCTACGCAAAAGCATTGCAAGCAGTAGAAAGATTCTTTTCAAATTTTCCTTTACAGATTTATTACGATAAAAAGCGTCCTGGATTTTATATTAAAAATCGTAAAATTGCCTCACTTGGTTTTCGCTATAAAAATGGTATAAGCAAACATGGAGTCTCCCTCCATATCTCCCCAAATCTTGAAAATTTCAACAAAATTGCTCCCTGTGGCTTAGAAGGTATAGTGGCAACATCTTTGCAAAATGAAGGTATAGAACTCTCAATCGATAAAGCAAAAGAGCTAGCAATAAAGGCAGTAGAAAATGTATTTGAAGCCTAA
- a CDS encoding aldolase: MLTHLIPADVPPQMRGKFLETLHTTTNSIGRLMLFAGDQKIEHLNNDFYGPGIPPDDNDPEHLFKIASQAKIGVFATQFGLISRYAPDYRDIPYLVKLNSKTNIIPYDAKDPYSQQWIEVEDVLEFARYSGINLKGFGYTVYLGSEHEHSMLREAANIVHKAHKAGLLAVLWIYPKGKFIKDEHNPHLIAGAAGVAACLGADFVKVKVPYKNGEPDASLLREATQAAGNCGVLCEGGKKIDEKLFLQELYEQIHIGGTRGNGTGRNIHQRPLAEAIKMANAIYAITCEDRSVEEAVKILQQ, from the coding sequence ATGCTTACTCATCTCATACCTGCTGATGTTCCTCCACAAATGAGAGGAAAATTTTTAGAAACTCTTCATACTACTACCAATAGTATTGGAAGATTGATGCTCTTTGCAGGAGATCAAAAGATTGAACATCTCAATAATGATTTTTATGGACCAGGTATTCCTCCAGACGATAACGATCCTGAGCATCTTTTTAAGATTGCATCTCAGGCGAAGATAGGTGTTTTTGCAACGCAATTTGGTCTTATTAGCCGCTATGCGCCAGATTACAGAGATATTCCCTATCTTGTTAAACTCAACTCAAAAACGAATATCATCCCATACGATGCAAAAGATCCCTATTCACAGCAATGGATCGAGGTAGAAGATGTATTAGAATTTGCACGCTATAGTGGTATTAATCTCAAAGGTTTTGGCTATACAGTTTATCTTGGAAGTGAGCATGAGCACAGTATGCTACGTGAAGCAGCTAATATTGTGCATAAAGCGCATAAAGCTGGACTTTTAGCAGTGCTTTGGATATATCCAAAAGGAAAATTTATTAAAGATGAGCACAATCCCCATCTCATAGCTGGCGCGGCAGGCGTAGCAGCATGTCTTGGAGCAGATTTTGTAAAAGTTAAAGTCCCCTATAAAAATGGAGAGCCAGATGCAAGTCTCTTGCGTGAAGCTACACAAGCTGCTGGAAATTGTGGGGTGTTATGCGAAGGTGGCAAAAAAATTGACGAAAAACTCTTTTTACAAGAGCTCTATGAGCAGATTCATATAGGTGGTACACGCGGAAATGGTACGGGGCGCAATATCCATCAAAGACCCCTTGCAGAAGCGATTAAAATGGCAAATGCAATTTATGCGATTACATGTGAAGATAGAAGTGTAGAAGAAGCAGTAAAAATTTTGCAGCAATGA